The Caretta caretta isolate rCarCar2 chromosome 10, rCarCar1.hap1, whole genome shotgun sequence genome has a window encoding:
- the ERN2 gene encoding serine/threonine-protein kinase/endoribonuclease IRE2 isoform X2: protein MGGGGARPARPGRLLLGLWALAAHLAQCLAGSTVTVPETLLFVSTLDGNLHAVSKKTGDIKWTLKDDPILQVPVYVAEPAFLPDPNDGSLYILGGKNKEGLMKLPFTIPELVQSSPCRSSDGVLYTGKKQDTWFVVDPKSGEKQTTLSTEAWDGLCPSTPLLYIGRTQYVITMYDTKSRELRWNATYHDYSAELYDEAYDYKMAHFASSGDGLLVTVDKESGNVLWMQNYGSPVVGLYAWHQDSLRRVPHLNVAMETLRYLTFHSQDIRLIKWNYQSMKDFSTTKTQLLPTLYVGKHAASFYALTSLVHESMALVPQGITLARIDGPTTDDVTVRASGECEITPSTDVKYPQGSMSSLHNEWLLIGHHELPPVVHTTMLRAFPETLRKTTETIIPKSSPPRTLFDDFLTPNGLEDQASTGGDGRFRWDSTQAEQTEIYPESGSWDLVVTAVLLGGGILLLSFSLRKLLEQRLPQQGLLSPGRISGEILLPSSEESLSGSQRTSSQPSRSSGSSSSQKDLPNGTADQDLAVSGAAEEPDVTVVGKISFNPKEVLGHGARGTFVFRGQFDGRNVAVKRLLPECFHLIDREVQLLRESDEHPNVVRCFCTEKDKQFRYIAIELCSATLQEYVESPSFDRRNLDPVSLLYQTTSGLAHLHSLNIVHRDLKPCNILISVPNSHGQIRAVISDFGLCKKLQGGRHSFSLRSGIPGTEGWIAPEVLRENPKENPTCAVDIFSAGCVFYYVVSGGEHPFGDSLRRQAHILLGTYQLACLLEDTHDNIVARELISVMISNEPQERPSAPQVLMHPFFWSREKQLQFFQDVSDRIEKEPAEGPILTALESGGCSVVRLNWRAHISVPLQTDLRKFRTYKGSSVRDLLRAMRNKKHHYHELPTDVQETLGAVPDEFVQYFTSRFPGLLLHTHTAMQICATERLFHPYYQQQAGDLGNKWRSHTWERT, encoded by the exons ATGGGCGGCGGGGGAGCGCGGCCGGCCCGGCCCGGGCGGCTCCTGCTGGGCCTCTGGGCACTGGCGGCTCACCTGGCGCAG TGTCTTGCTGGCAGCACAGTGACTGTCCCAGAAACACTGCTGTTTGTGTCCACCCTCGATGGGAACCTTCACGCTGTGAGTAAGAAGACAGGCGACATCAAGTGGACCCTGAAGGATG ATCCCATTCTTCAGGTGCCTGTTTATGTGGCAGA GCCGGCATTTCTCCCGGACCCCAATGATGGCAGCCTGTACATCCTGGGAGGCAAGAACAAAGAAGGCCTGATG AAACTCCCATTCACCATCCCAGAGCTGGTCCAGTCCTCACCGTGTCGCAGTTCAGATGGTGTCCTCTACACGG GGAAGAAACAGGACACATGGTTCGTCGTGGACCCCAAGTCGGGAGAGAAGCAGACGACGCTGTCGACAGAGGCCTGGGATGGCCTGTGTCCTTCAACTCCTCTCCTCTACATCGGCCGCACCC AATATGTCATCACCATGTACGACACCAAGTCCCGGGAGCTGCGTTGGAATGCCACCTACCATGACTACTCAGCAGAGCTCTACGACGAGGCGTACGATTACA AGATGGCTCACTTTGCGTCGAGTGGGGACGGCCTGCTGGTGACTGTGGACAAGGAGAGTGGCAATGTCCTGTGGATGCAGAACTATGGCTCCCCTGTGGTGGGGCTGTATGCGTGGCACCAAGACAGTCTGCGCCGGGTCCCCCACCTCAACGTGGCCATGGAGACGTTGCGCTACCTGACCTTCCACTCACAGGACATCCGCCTCATCAAGTGGAACTACCAGTCCATGAAGGACTTCTCCACCACCAAGACCCAGCTGCT GCCGACACTCTACGTGGGGAAGCATGCAGCCAGCTTCTACGCCCTGACCTCCTTGGTCCACGAGAGCATGGCACTTGTG ccccaggggatCACGCTGGCCAGGATCGATGGCCCCACCACAGATGATGTGACAGTGAGAGCGTCCGGCGAGTGTGAGATCACACCAAGCACAGATGTCAAGTATCCGCAGGGCAGCATGAGCTCCCTGCACAACGAGTGGCTCCTCAtag GGCACCATGAGCTGCCTCCTGTGGTCCATACCACGATGCTAAGAGCCTTTCCAGAGACCCTGCGGAAGACTACCGAAACCATCATCCCCAAGAGCTCCCCTCCCAGGACTCTGTTTGATGAT TTTCTGACCCCAAACGGCTTGGAGGATCAGGCCAGCACGGGCGGCGATGGGCGGTTCCGTTGGGACTCCACCCAGGCAGAGCAAACGGAAATCTACCCAGAGTCAGGCAGCTGGGATCTTGTGGTCACTGCAGTGCTACTGGGCGGAGGCATTCTGCTCCTGAGTTTCAGTCTCAGG AAACTGCTGGAGCAGCGACTGCCGCAGCAGGGACTGCTTTCCCCAGGCCGGATCTCTGGGGAGATTCTCCTGCCAAGCTCTGAGGAATCGCTGAGTGGGAGCCAGCGAACATCTTCGCAGCCATCACGGAGCTCAGGCTCATCCTCCTCACAGAAGGACCTGCCTAATGGAACGGCCGACCAGGatctggctgtgtctggagctGCTGAAG agcctgatGTGACTGTAGTTGGGAAGATTTCCTTTAACCCCAAGGAAGTGCTGGGCCATGGAGCCAGGGGAACCTTTGTATTCAG GGGTCAGTTTGATGGCCGGAATGTGGCTGTTAAGCGCCTTCTGCCCGAGTGCTTTCACCTCATCGACCGGGAGGTCCAGCTGCTTCGGGAGTCAGATGAGCACCCCAATGTTGTGCGCTGCTTCTGTACGGAGAAGGACAAGCAGTTCCGTTACATTGCCATtgagctctgctctgccacacTGCAGGAG TATGTGGAAAGCCCCAGCTTTGATCGTCGGAACCTGGATCCAGTGTCCCTGCTGTATCAGACCACATCCGGCCTGGCACACCTGCACTCCTTGAACATAG TTCATCGTGACCTGAAACCCTGCAACATCCTCATCTCTGTCCCAAACAGCCACGGGCAGATCCGGGCTGTCATCTCGGACTTCGGCCTGTGCAAGAAGCTGCAGGGGGGACGGCACAGCTTCAGCCTCCGCTCTGGAATCCCAGGCACTGAGGGCTGGATCGCACCGGAGGTGCTGCGGGAGAACCCAAAGGAGAACCCT ACGTGTGCAGTGGACATCTTCTCAGCTGGCTGCGTGTTTTACTACGTGGTGTCAGGCGGGGAACACCCCTTCGGGGACAGCTTACGGCGACAGGCTCATATATTGTTGGGCACTTACCAGCTGGCATGTCTCTTGGAAGACACTCATG ACAACATTGTTGCAAGGGAATTGATTTCGGTGATGATCAGCAACGAGCCCCAGGAACGCCCATCGGCCCCGCAGGTCCTCATGCATCCCTTCTTCTGGAGTCGTGAGAAGCAGCTGCAGTTCTTCCAG GACGTAAGCGACCGTATTGAGAAGGAGCCTGCCGAGGGACCCATTCTTACTGCCTTGGAGTCTGGGGGGTGCTCGGTCGTGAGATTGAATTGGAGAGCTCACATCTCTGTCCCGCTGCAGACAG ACTTGAGGAAGTTCCGAACGTACAAGGGCAGTTCAGTACGTGACCTTCTGCGGGCCATGAGGAACAAG AAGCATCACTACCATGAGCTGCCAACAGACGTCCAGGAGACTCTCGGGGCTGTTCCTGATGAGTTCGTTCAGTACTTTACTTCTCGCTTCCCCGGGTTgctgcttcacacacacacagccatgcaGATCTGTGCCACAGAGAGGCTCTTCCACCCCTATTATCAGCAGCAGGCAGGAGACCTTGGAAACAAGTGGAGAAGCCACACCTGGGAGAGAACTTAG
- the ERN2 gene encoding serine/threonine-protein kinase/endoribonuclease IRE2 isoform X1 — MGGGGARPARPGRLLLGLWALAAHLAQCLAGSTVTVPETLLFVSTLDGNLHAVSKKTGDIKWTLKDDPILQVPVYVAEPAFLPDPNDGSLYILGGKNKEGLMKLPFTIPELVQSSPCRSSDGVLYTGKKQDTWFVVDPKSGEKQTTLSTEAWDGLCPSTPLLYIGRTQYVITMYDTKSRELRWNATYHDYSAELYDEAYDYKMAHFASSGDGLLVTVDKESGNVLWMQNYGSPVVGLYAWHQDSLRRVPHLNVAMETLRYLTFHSQDIRLIKWNYQSMKDFSTTKTQLLPTLYVGKHAASFYALTSLVHESMALVPQGITLARIDGPTTDDVTVRASGECEITPSTDVKYPQGSMSSLHNEWLLIGHHELPPVVHTTMLRAFPETLRKTTETIIPKSSPPRTLFDDFLTPNGLEDQASTGGDGRFRWDSTQAEQTEIYPESGSWDLVVTAVLLGGGILLLSFSLRKLLEQRLPQQGLLSPGRISGEILLPSSEESLSGSQRTSSQPSRSSGSSSSQKDLPNGTADQDLAVSGAAEAAEPDVTVVGKISFNPKEVLGHGARGTFVFRGQFDGRNVAVKRLLPECFHLIDREVQLLRESDEHPNVVRCFCTEKDKQFRYIAIELCSATLQEYVESPSFDRRNLDPVSLLYQTTSGLAHLHSLNIVHRDLKPCNILISVPNSHGQIRAVISDFGLCKKLQGGRHSFSLRSGIPGTEGWIAPEVLRENPKENPTCAVDIFSAGCVFYYVVSGGEHPFGDSLRRQAHILLGTYQLACLLEDTHDNIVARELISVMISNEPQERPSAPQVLMHPFFWSREKQLQFFQDVSDRIEKEPAEGPILTALESGGCSVVRLNWRAHISVPLQTDLRKFRTYKGSSVRDLLRAMRNKKHHYHELPTDVQETLGAVPDEFVQYFTSRFPGLLLHTHTAMQICATERLFHPYYQQQAGDLGNKWRSHTWERT, encoded by the exons ATGGGCGGCGGGGGAGCGCGGCCGGCCCGGCCCGGGCGGCTCCTGCTGGGCCTCTGGGCACTGGCGGCTCACCTGGCGCAG TGTCTTGCTGGCAGCACAGTGACTGTCCCAGAAACACTGCTGTTTGTGTCCACCCTCGATGGGAACCTTCACGCTGTGAGTAAGAAGACAGGCGACATCAAGTGGACCCTGAAGGATG ATCCCATTCTTCAGGTGCCTGTTTATGTGGCAGA GCCGGCATTTCTCCCGGACCCCAATGATGGCAGCCTGTACATCCTGGGAGGCAAGAACAAAGAAGGCCTGATG AAACTCCCATTCACCATCCCAGAGCTGGTCCAGTCCTCACCGTGTCGCAGTTCAGATGGTGTCCTCTACACGG GGAAGAAACAGGACACATGGTTCGTCGTGGACCCCAAGTCGGGAGAGAAGCAGACGACGCTGTCGACAGAGGCCTGGGATGGCCTGTGTCCTTCAACTCCTCTCCTCTACATCGGCCGCACCC AATATGTCATCACCATGTACGACACCAAGTCCCGGGAGCTGCGTTGGAATGCCACCTACCATGACTACTCAGCAGAGCTCTACGACGAGGCGTACGATTACA AGATGGCTCACTTTGCGTCGAGTGGGGACGGCCTGCTGGTGACTGTGGACAAGGAGAGTGGCAATGTCCTGTGGATGCAGAACTATGGCTCCCCTGTGGTGGGGCTGTATGCGTGGCACCAAGACAGTCTGCGCCGGGTCCCCCACCTCAACGTGGCCATGGAGACGTTGCGCTACCTGACCTTCCACTCACAGGACATCCGCCTCATCAAGTGGAACTACCAGTCCATGAAGGACTTCTCCACCACCAAGACCCAGCTGCT GCCGACACTCTACGTGGGGAAGCATGCAGCCAGCTTCTACGCCCTGACCTCCTTGGTCCACGAGAGCATGGCACTTGTG ccccaggggatCACGCTGGCCAGGATCGATGGCCCCACCACAGATGATGTGACAGTGAGAGCGTCCGGCGAGTGTGAGATCACACCAAGCACAGATGTCAAGTATCCGCAGGGCAGCATGAGCTCCCTGCACAACGAGTGGCTCCTCAtag GGCACCATGAGCTGCCTCCTGTGGTCCATACCACGATGCTAAGAGCCTTTCCAGAGACCCTGCGGAAGACTACCGAAACCATCATCCCCAAGAGCTCCCCTCCCAGGACTCTGTTTGATGAT TTTCTGACCCCAAACGGCTTGGAGGATCAGGCCAGCACGGGCGGCGATGGGCGGTTCCGTTGGGACTCCACCCAGGCAGAGCAAACGGAAATCTACCCAGAGTCAGGCAGCTGGGATCTTGTGGTCACTGCAGTGCTACTGGGCGGAGGCATTCTGCTCCTGAGTTTCAGTCTCAGG AAACTGCTGGAGCAGCGACTGCCGCAGCAGGGACTGCTTTCCCCAGGCCGGATCTCTGGGGAGATTCTCCTGCCAAGCTCTGAGGAATCGCTGAGTGGGAGCCAGCGAACATCTTCGCAGCCATCACGGAGCTCAGGCTCATCCTCCTCACAGAAGGACCTGCCTAATGGAACGGCCGACCAGGatctggctgtgtctggagctGCTGAAG ctgcagagcctgatGTGACTGTAGTTGGGAAGATTTCCTTTAACCCCAAGGAAGTGCTGGGCCATGGAGCCAGGGGAACCTTTGTATTCAG GGGTCAGTTTGATGGCCGGAATGTGGCTGTTAAGCGCCTTCTGCCCGAGTGCTTTCACCTCATCGACCGGGAGGTCCAGCTGCTTCGGGAGTCAGATGAGCACCCCAATGTTGTGCGCTGCTTCTGTACGGAGAAGGACAAGCAGTTCCGTTACATTGCCATtgagctctgctctgccacacTGCAGGAG TATGTGGAAAGCCCCAGCTTTGATCGTCGGAACCTGGATCCAGTGTCCCTGCTGTATCAGACCACATCCGGCCTGGCACACCTGCACTCCTTGAACATAG TTCATCGTGACCTGAAACCCTGCAACATCCTCATCTCTGTCCCAAACAGCCACGGGCAGATCCGGGCTGTCATCTCGGACTTCGGCCTGTGCAAGAAGCTGCAGGGGGGACGGCACAGCTTCAGCCTCCGCTCTGGAATCCCAGGCACTGAGGGCTGGATCGCACCGGAGGTGCTGCGGGAGAACCCAAAGGAGAACCCT ACGTGTGCAGTGGACATCTTCTCAGCTGGCTGCGTGTTTTACTACGTGGTGTCAGGCGGGGAACACCCCTTCGGGGACAGCTTACGGCGACAGGCTCATATATTGTTGGGCACTTACCAGCTGGCATGTCTCTTGGAAGACACTCATG ACAACATTGTTGCAAGGGAATTGATTTCGGTGATGATCAGCAACGAGCCCCAGGAACGCCCATCGGCCCCGCAGGTCCTCATGCATCCCTTCTTCTGGAGTCGTGAGAAGCAGCTGCAGTTCTTCCAG GACGTAAGCGACCGTATTGAGAAGGAGCCTGCCGAGGGACCCATTCTTACTGCCTTGGAGTCTGGGGGGTGCTCGGTCGTGAGATTGAATTGGAGAGCTCACATCTCTGTCCCGCTGCAGACAG ACTTGAGGAAGTTCCGAACGTACAAGGGCAGTTCAGTACGTGACCTTCTGCGGGCCATGAGGAACAAG AAGCATCACTACCATGAGCTGCCAACAGACGTCCAGGAGACTCTCGGGGCTGTTCCTGATGAGTTCGTTCAGTACTTTACTTCTCGCTTCCCCGGGTTgctgcttcacacacacacagccatgcaGATCTGTGCCACAGAGAGGCTCTTCCACCCCTATTATCAGCAGCAGGCAGGAGACCTTGGAAACAAGTGGAGAAGCCACACCTGGGAGAGAACTTAG